In bacterium, the DNA window TGCCGTTCTATCTTCCCCTTGCCTTTCCTCTGGATCTTCGTGTGCTTCGTTTGTTGCGGCTTTTTCGCTTTCTCCGTCTTATCAAGATCGCGCGTTATTCGGACGCCTTGCGTCTCATCACCAAAGTAATAAGAGGGAAACGGGAGGAACTACTGCTCGTTGTATTCGTTTGTGCCGTCCTACTTATCTTCTCGTCAACCTTGCTTTATTACGTCGAGCATGAAGCACAACCTGAAGAGTTCTCCAGTATTCCGGCATCGTTGTGGTGGGGCGTTGTGACAGTGACTACTGTGGGCTATGGAGATATCTATCCAATTACCATTGCCGGAAAGATCATTGCTTCTATCTTCGCTGTCATCGGCATCGCGCTGTTCGCATTGCCAGCAGGCGTTCTGGCAGGTGGATTCGCAGAGGAGGTCAAGACAAAGAAAAATGCTAGCGAAACGTGCCCGCATTGCGGAGCGAGTCTATCTGAGTAATGATTTTCAGTGTACGCAGGTTCGTCGGGTATGGATTGTTAGGCAGAG includes these proteins:
- a CDS encoding ion transporter, encoding MRNLMHNLYLILEDSSSQYGRWFAGFISTLILLNILEVMLETVPGKSALWEVWLARFEVFSVLVFTIEYLLRLWVCTLNPRYERKIVGRIRYALVPITFVDLLAILPFYLPLAFPLDLRVLRLLRLFRFLRLIKIARYSDALRLITKVIRGKREELLLVVFVCAVLLIFSSTLLYYVEHEAQPEEFSSIPASLWWGVVTVTTVGYGDIYPITIAGKIIASIFAVIGIALFALPAGVLAGGFAEEVKTKKNASETCPHCGASLSE